The Bombus huntii isolate Logan2020A chromosome 6, iyBomHunt1.1, whole genome shotgun sequence genome window below encodes:
- the LOC126867049 gene encoding protein odr-4 homolog isoform X1 encodes MRMTKSRNNEINETSKAMGRTVYAEQRLHNYLTSLAKPDEYTIGLIVGQSAGQKDYIVHLAKTPPPLGKNVVEETLLSSTTKSEQNTATENHIKAVKDIPESWVADHAKHVTRMLPGGMRVLGTFIVGPEDISHNNNNVQKLKSVLTTMQKNLSCNKYLCGDNNEEHLILYLNSVTQKYTCKSIEIRNEILKPVDWKFQAKATNWHQLEALIDFDRLFLIAANKDPETLKKQLQDILKSVSDIIESSLIVIEGEVRSPDDRLELISKNKKDERNCRNNEKNNNDRSIQINLYIPCHEKNLNSDVRITPCNASIRLIGQLVSRTFVHQKANVEEANAAIKQDIIRSLASRLEMHWDSLIEEENGSPEENITLHEPPRRVLIALPESKVTLSDYLFPGEGPQEALLSLQELLDLEVQESNVQKDIEFEADPTEFYSQNKIDVKTVDLNIDSSGNYQTKIYIVSFSIAVLIVIFAIIIQKLY; translated from the exons ATGAGAATGACAAAATCGCgcaataatgaaattaatg AAACATCAAAAGCAATGGGCCGAACTGTATATGCAGAACAACGTCTTCATAATTATTTGACGTCACTAGCAAAACCAGATGAATACACGATAGGACTAATTGTGGGACAG AGTGCTGGTCAAAAAGATTATATTGTGCACTTAGCAAAGACACCACCACCCCTTGGTAAAAACGTAGTGGAAGAAACATTGCTTAGTTCCACAACAAAATCTGAACAAAATACTGCTACTGAAAACCACATTAAAGCAGTAAAAGATATACCAGAGAGTTGGGTTGCAGATCATGCTAAAcat GTTACTAGAATGTTACCTGGTGGAATGCGTGTCCTTGGAACGTTTATTGTTGGTCCAGAGGATATTtcacataataataataatgtacaAAAACTAAAATCTGTCCTTACAACAATGCAAAAAAATTTatcatgtaataaatatttatgtggGGATAATAATGAAGAACATCTtatcttatatttaaatagtgTTACACAAAA atACACTTGTAAATCTATAGAAATCcgtaatgaaatattaaaaccagtagattggaaatttcaaGCTAAAGCAACCAACTGGCATCAACTTGAGGCACTTATTGATTTTGATCGTCTATTTCTCATTGCTGCTAATAAAGATCCAGAAACTCTTAAAAAACAACTACAAGATATTTTAAAGAGTGTGTCAGATATCATTGAATCTTCCCTTATTGTAATTGAAGGAGAAGTTCGATCCCCAGATGATAGATTAGAGCTAATTAGTAAAAACAAGAAAGATGAAAGAAATTgtagaaataatgaaaaaaataataatgaccgatcaattcaaattaatttatatattccaTGT CATGAAAAGAATCTTAACTCAGATGTGAGGATAACACCATGCAATGCATCTATACGTTTGATTGGACAATTAGTAAGTAGAACTTTCGTCCATCAAAAAGCAAATGTCGAAGAAGCTAATGCTGCAATAAAGCAAGACATAATAAGGTCATTAGCAAGTAGATTAGAAATGCATTGGGATAGTTTGAttgaagaagaaaatggaTCTCCAGAAG AAAATATAACATTACACGAACCTCCAAGAAGAGTATTAATAGCATTGCCTGAAAGTAAAGTAACATTGTCAGATTACCTATTTCCTGGTGAGGGACCTCAAGAAGCTCTTTTATCGTTGCAAGAACTCCTAGACTTAGAGGTTCAGGAAAGTAATGTTCAAAAAGACATTGAATTTGAAGCTG aTCCTACAGAATTCTAttctcaaaataaaattgatgtGAAAACTGTTGATCTTAATATAGATTCATCTGGAAACTAtcaaacaaaaatatacattGTAAGTTTCAGTATTGCAGTTTTAATCGTAATTTTTGCTATCATAATACAAAAgctttattaa
- the LOC126867049 gene encoding protein odr-4 homolog isoform X3, whose translation MSAGQKDYIVHLAKTPPPLGKNVVEETLLSSTTKSEQNTATENHIKAVKDIPESWVADHAKHVTRMLPGGMRVLGTFIVGPEDISHNNNNVQKLKSVLTTMQKNLSCNKYLCGDNNEEHLILYLNSVTQKYTCKSIEIRNEILKPVDWKFQAKATNWHQLEALIDFDRLFLIAANKDPETLKKQLQDILKSVSDIIESSLIVIEGEVRSPDDRLELISKNKKDERNCRNNEKNNNDRSIQINLYIPCHEKNLNSDVRITPCNASIRLIGQLVSRTFVHQKANVEEANAAIKQDIIRSLASRLEMHWDSLIEEENGSPEENITLHEPPRRVLIALPESKVTLSDYLFPGEGPQEALLSLQELLDLEVQESNVQKDIEFEADPTEFYSQNKIDVKTVDLNIDSSGNYQTKIYIVSFSIAVLIVIFAIIIQKLY comes from the exons atg AGTGCTGGTCAAAAAGATTATATTGTGCACTTAGCAAAGACACCACCACCCCTTGGTAAAAACGTAGTGGAAGAAACATTGCTTAGTTCCACAACAAAATCTGAACAAAATACTGCTACTGAAAACCACATTAAAGCAGTAAAAGATATACCAGAGAGTTGGGTTGCAGATCATGCTAAAcat GTTACTAGAATGTTACCTGGTGGAATGCGTGTCCTTGGAACGTTTATTGTTGGTCCAGAGGATATTtcacataataataataatgtacaAAAACTAAAATCTGTCCTTACAACAATGCAAAAAAATTTatcatgtaataaatatttatgtggGGATAATAATGAAGAACATCTtatcttatatttaaatagtgTTACACAAAA atACACTTGTAAATCTATAGAAATCcgtaatgaaatattaaaaccagtagattggaaatttcaaGCTAAAGCAACCAACTGGCATCAACTTGAGGCACTTATTGATTTTGATCGTCTATTTCTCATTGCTGCTAATAAAGATCCAGAAACTCTTAAAAAACAACTACAAGATATTTTAAAGAGTGTGTCAGATATCATTGAATCTTCCCTTATTGTAATTGAAGGAGAAGTTCGATCCCCAGATGATAGATTAGAGCTAATTAGTAAAAACAAGAAAGATGAAAGAAATTgtagaaataatgaaaaaaataataatgaccgatcaattcaaattaatttatatattccaTGT CATGAAAAGAATCTTAACTCAGATGTGAGGATAACACCATGCAATGCATCTATACGTTTGATTGGACAATTAGTAAGTAGAACTTTCGTCCATCAAAAAGCAAATGTCGAAGAAGCTAATGCTGCAATAAAGCAAGACATAATAAGGTCATTAGCAAGTAGATTAGAAATGCATTGGGATAGTTTGAttgaagaagaaaatggaTCTCCAGAAG AAAATATAACATTACACGAACCTCCAAGAAGAGTATTAATAGCATTGCCTGAAAGTAAAGTAACATTGTCAGATTACCTATTTCCTGGTGAGGGACCTCAAGAAGCTCTTTTATCGTTGCAAGAACTCCTAGACTTAGAGGTTCAGGAAAGTAATGTTCAAAAAGACATTGAATTTGAAGCTG aTCCTACAGAATTCTAttctcaaaataaaattgatgtGAAAACTGTTGATCTTAATATAGATTCATCTGGAAACTAtcaaacaaaaatatacattGTAAGTTTCAGTATTGCAGTTTTAATCGTAATTTTTGCTATCATAATACAAAAgctttattaa
- the LOC126867049 gene encoding protein odr-4 homolog isoform X2, with the protein MGRTVYAEQRLHNYLTSLAKPDEYTIGLIVGQSAGQKDYIVHLAKTPPPLGKNVVEETLLSSTTKSEQNTATENHIKAVKDIPESWVADHAKHVTRMLPGGMRVLGTFIVGPEDISHNNNNVQKLKSVLTTMQKNLSCNKYLCGDNNEEHLILYLNSVTQKYTCKSIEIRNEILKPVDWKFQAKATNWHQLEALIDFDRLFLIAANKDPETLKKQLQDILKSVSDIIESSLIVIEGEVRSPDDRLELISKNKKDERNCRNNEKNNNDRSIQINLYIPCHEKNLNSDVRITPCNASIRLIGQLVSRTFVHQKANVEEANAAIKQDIIRSLASRLEMHWDSLIEEENGSPEENITLHEPPRRVLIALPESKVTLSDYLFPGEGPQEALLSLQELLDLEVQESNVQKDIEFEADPTEFYSQNKIDVKTVDLNIDSSGNYQTKIYIVSFSIAVLIVIFAIIIQKLY; encoded by the exons ATGGGCCGAACTGTATATGCAGAACAACGTCTTCATAATTATTTGACGTCACTAGCAAAACCAGATGAATACACGATAGGACTAATTGTGGGACAG AGTGCTGGTCAAAAAGATTATATTGTGCACTTAGCAAAGACACCACCACCCCTTGGTAAAAACGTAGTGGAAGAAACATTGCTTAGTTCCACAACAAAATCTGAACAAAATACTGCTACTGAAAACCACATTAAAGCAGTAAAAGATATACCAGAGAGTTGGGTTGCAGATCATGCTAAAcat GTTACTAGAATGTTACCTGGTGGAATGCGTGTCCTTGGAACGTTTATTGTTGGTCCAGAGGATATTtcacataataataataatgtacaAAAACTAAAATCTGTCCTTACAACAATGCAAAAAAATTTatcatgtaataaatatttatgtggGGATAATAATGAAGAACATCTtatcttatatttaaatagtgTTACACAAAA atACACTTGTAAATCTATAGAAATCcgtaatgaaatattaaaaccagtagattggaaatttcaaGCTAAAGCAACCAACTGGCATCAACTTGAGGCACTTATTGATTTTGATCGTCTATTTCTCATTGCTGCTAATAAAGATCCAGAAACTCTTAAAAAACAACTACAAGATATTTTAAAGAGTGTGTCAGATATCATTGAATCTTCCCTTATTGTAATTGAAGGAGAAGTTCGATCCCCAGATGATAGATTAGAGCTAATTAGTAAAAACAAGAAAGATGAAAGAAATTgtagaaataatgaaaaaaataataatgaccgatcaattcaaattaatttatatattccaTGT CATGAAAAGAATCTTAACTCAGATGTGAGGATAACACCATGCAATGCATCTATACGTTTGATTGGACAATTAGTAAGTAGAACTTTCGTCCATCAAAAAGCAAATGTCGAAGAAGCTAATGCTGCAATAAAGCAAGACATAATAAGGTCATTAGCAAGTAGATTAGAAATGCATTGGGATAGTTTGAttgaagaagaaaatggaTCTCCAGAAG AAAATATAACATTACACGAACCTCCAAGAAGAGTATTAATAGCATTGCCTGAAAGTAAAGTAACATTGTCAGATTACCTATTTCCTGGTGAGGGACCTCAAGAAGCTCTTTTATCGTTGCAAGAACTCCTAGACTTAGAGGTTCAGGAAAGTAATGTTCAAAAAGACATTGAATTTGAAGCTG aTCCTACAGAATTCTAttctcaaaataaaattgatgtGAAAACTGTTGATCTTAATATAGATTCATCTGGAAACTAtcaaacaaaaatatacattGTAAGTTTCAGTATTGCAGTTTTAATCGTAATTTTTGCTATCATAATACAAAAgctttattaa